One Gemmatimonadota bacterium genomic region harbors:
- a CDS encoding polysaccharide deacetylase family protein, with translation MHSRPTPIQSPSPARNALPAERGTRFPHGTRFAPHRTAGLPAGPHPGLSQHSVVGRRPRRARRRPHHAPRGLRGADAVPQGARDPGRLVHRARRSAGRQAHAPPKAVVITFDDGRLNQYTNAIPVLKKLGFTATFFPSRTPWTATRATSRGHSSRSCSRRATPSVRTPRCTCAWTR, from the coding sequence ATGCACTCACGTCCGACGCCGATTCAATCGCCGTCGCCCGCACGGAACGCGCTTCCCGCGGAACGCGGAACGCGCTTCCCGCACGGAACGCGCTTCGCCCCCCACCGTACCGCCGGACTCCCTGCGGGTCCCCATCCTGGTCTATCACAACATTCAGTCGTCGGCCGACGCCCGCGGCGTGCGCGGCGCCGACCTCACCATGCGCCCCGAGGTCTTCGCGGCGCAGATGCAGTACCTCAAGGAGCACGGGATCCCGGTCGTCTCGTTCACCGCGCTCGTCGAAGCGCTGGAAGGCAAGCGCACGCTCCGCCCAAGGCCGTCGTCATCACCTTCGACGACGGGCGCCTCAACCAGTACACCAACGCCATCCCCGTCCTCAAGAAGCTCGGCTTCACCGCGACCTTCTTCCCTTCACGCACGCCATGGACCGCAACCCGCGCTACTTCACGTGGGCACAGTTCAAGGAGTTGCAGCAGGCGGGCCACACCATCGGTTCGCACACCTCGCTGCACGTGCGCGTGGACAAGATGA